In a genomic window of Streptococcus oralis subsp. tigurinus:
- the asp2 gene encoding accessory Sec system protein Asp2: MEKKYKILQIGPEDWQDTLALPVQLDWYHVPPNTPSAIQKIMDENDLDHFHAVILTDGAYLVDLLPFASSLEPYTVFYPEQFASQDEGLHNLIKQHCMQAMDLSDRQGFVRDLSTSLFEGGYGDKLSPATIRIHPSFQGSVSYQGFEHLELEGDFGKTYTQLASWAYNQTVQAHSPIELWLEYEKSGPVDLRLRLRKIPAGSVSEISQGILLEEADFASAIIVEQDYDAYLSISLEARGQGKVNIGNLHQRWSRKQFGKFVLGGNILHDKKREEINYFFHPGDFKPPLAVYFSGYRPAEGFEGYWMMKNLRCPFLLFSDPRLEGGAFYLGTEELEDSIQATIQHYLDYLGLDRSDLILSGLSMGTFPALYYGAYFEPKGIIVGKPLTNLGTIAQRGRLEAPGVFPTSFDVLHLQTGGVSQKDMKDLDQRFWTRFKQADFSQTTFGLSYMKDEDMDSGAYDQLVETLCQTGAKILSKGTAGRHNDDTGTNVAWFIHFYKMILEEYRRGET, translated from the coding sequence ATGGAAAAGAAGTATAAAATCTTGCAAATCGGTCCAGAGGATTGGCAAGATACTCTTGCCCTACCAGTCCAACTAGACTGGTATCATGTCCCTCCCAACACACCGTCTGCCATCCAGAAAATCATGGATGAGAATGACCTAGATCACTTTCATGCTGTCATTCTCACGGATGGGGCTTATTTAGTAGATTTGCTGCCTTTTGCATCTAGCTTGGAACCCTATACGGTTTTCTATCCAGAACAGTTTGCAAGTCAGGATGAAGGTCTTCATAATCTCATCAAACAGCACTGCATGCAAGCGATGGACCTGTCAGACCGACAGGGCTTTGTTCGAGACCTCTCCACCTCCCTCTTTGAAGGTGGTTATGGGGACAAGCTAAGCCCAGCTACGATACGGATTCACCCGAGTTTTCAAGGCTCTGTCTCCTATCAAGGATTTGAGCATCTGGAGTTAGAAGGTGATTTTGGCAAGACCTATACCCAGCTAGCCTCTTGGGCCTATAATCAGACTGTCCAAGCCCATTCGCCAATCGAACTCTGGCTCGAATATGAAAAGAGTGGACCAGTGGACTTGCGCCTGCGTTTGCGAAAGATCCCAGCAGGATCTGTCTCCGAGATTAGTCAGGGCATTCTCCTTGAGGAAGCAGACTTTGCCTCAGCAATCATTGTGGAACAAGACTATGATGCTTATCTGAGTATTTCTCTTGAAGCGCGTGGTCAAGGGAAGGTCAACATCGGCAATCTCCACCAACGCTGGAGCCGGAAACAGTTTGGAAAGTTTGTTCTCGGAGGCAATATCCTGCATGACAAAAAACGTGAGGAAATCAACTATTTCTTTCACCCGGGGGATTTCAAGCCACCTCTAGCGGTCTATTTCTCAGGTTACCGTCCGGCGGAAGGTTTTGAGGGTTACTGGATGATGAAGAATCTCAGATGCCCCTTTCTCCTCTTTTCGGACCCTCGATTAGAAGGAGGAGCCTTTTACCTAGGAACTGAGGAGTTGGAAGACAGTATACAAGCAACCATCCAACACTATCTAGACTATCTAGGCTTGGATAGAAGTGACTTGATCCTATCTGGGCTGTCAATGGGAACCTTCCCAGCCCTCTACTACGGAGCCTACTTTGAACCCAAGGGGATTATAGTCGGAAAACCCTTGACCAATCTAGGAACCATCGCACAGCGGGGCCGACTAGAGGCACCAGGAGTCTTTCCGACTAGCTTTGATGTCTTACACCTTCAGACAGGAGGAGTGAGCCAGAAAGACATGAAGGACTTGGATCAACGTTTTTGGACCCGATTTAAACAAGCTGATTTTTCCCAGACGACCTTTGGTCTTTCTTACATGAAGGACGAGGATATGGATAGTGGAGCCTATGACCAACTAGTGGAGACACTCTGTCAGACAGGAGCCAAGATCTTGTCCAAAGGAACCGCAGGTCGACACAATGATGATACAGGAACAAACGTTGCCTGGTTTATTCATTTTTACAAGATGATACTAGAAGAATACAGAAGAGGTGAGACATGA
- the asp3 gene encoding accessory Sec system protein Asp3 — protein sequence MIIIKREDIRWGEMGATYLYGSQITYHADGHVTLKNPLLASGETLKTWFSSVNYQATRSQPSLPLLKKNHTYRLSMKMQVQPTNGLYLKLTFLNRYEEIIEERIERQFSFSFTYPETAYTYRLSLISAGFETLDFVSFSIEEDAGV from the coding sequence ATGATTATCATCAAGAGAGAGGATATTAGGTGGGGTGAGATGGGAGCCACTTATCTTTATGGTAGCCAGATCACCTATCATGCAGACGGTCATGTTACACTGAAAAATCCTTTGCTGGCTTCAGGTGAAACCCTTAAAACCTGGTTTTCCAGTGTCAACTACCAGGCCACTAGAAGCCAGCCTAGCCTCCCTCTCCTTAAGAAAAATCATACCTACCGTCTCTCTATGAAGATGCAGGTTCAACCAACCAATGGTCTTTATCTCAAACTGACCTTTTTAAACCGTTATGAGGAAATCATCGAGGAGAGGATTGAAAGACAATTTTCCTTTAGCTTCACCTATCCTGAAACGGCCTACACCTATCGCCTCTCCTTGATTAGTGCAGGTTTTGAGACTCTTGACTTTGTTTCGTTTTCTATTGAGGAGGATGCTGGTGTTTAA
- the secA2 gene encoding accessory Sec system translocase SecA2: protein MFNRLYQERQLRKVKKLLSQINALKEEMAALSDEEMAAKTEEFRQRLAQGETLDELLVEAYALVRETDKRVLGLFPYDVQVMGAIVIHQGNVAEMNTGEGKTLTATMPLYLNALTGKGSMLVTTNDYLARRDASEMGPVYQFLGLTVGLSFSEDPKEDLTAEEKRKIYTSDIVYTTNSVLGFDYLNDNLASTSEGKFLPPFNYVIIDEIDDILLDSAQTPLIIAGSPRVQSNYYGMIDTLVTTLVQGEDYIYKEEKDQVWLTRKGAQTVEGFLGIDHLYKEEYASYVRHLVYALRAHMLFTKDKDYLVRGQEMVLLDKGTGRLMEMTKLQGGLHQAIEAKEHVKLSPETRAMASITYQSLFKMFRKISGMTGTGKVAEKEFFETYNMSVIRIPTNRPLRRMDHPDNLYVTLPEKVYASLEAIKTYHSKGNPLLIFVGSVEMSRLYSSLLLREGISHNVLNANHAAREAQIIAESGQMGAVTVATSMAGRGTDIKLGPGVAELGGLIVIGTERMESRRIDLQIRGRSGRQGDPGMSQFFVSFEDDVIKKFGPSWVHDLYQDYQVEDISKPILLKARKYRNLVRKAQEASDSASRSARRQTLEYAESVNIQRQMVYQERDRLLDGSRDLENILGDILADYTKQISEKTYSSPQELFHFIVTNISFVMRELPADLDLADADQIRELLEEIIAKEIAAKKEVLQPHQLYDSFLRISMLKAIDDNWVEQVDYLQQLSLAIGSQSASQKNPIVEYYQEAYAGFETMKQQIRTDMVRNLLMGIVEVTPKGEILTHFP from the coding sequence GTGTTTAATCGTTTGTATCAAGAAAGACAACTGAGAAAGGTCAAGAAACTTTTAAGCCAAATCAATGCCCTCAAAGAAGAGATGGCAGCTCTCAGTGATGAGGAAATGGCTGCCAAAACAGAGGAGTTTCGCCAGCGCCTTGCTCAGGGAGAAACCTTGGATGAGCTATTGGTAGAAGCCTATGCCCTTGTCCGTGAGACCGATAAACGTGTCTTGGGTCTCTTTCCCTATGATGTGCAAGTCATGGGAGCTATTGTGATCCACCAAGGAAATGTGGCTGAGATGAATACGGGTGAAGGCAAGACCTTGACTGCAACCATGCCCCTCTACCTCAATGCCCTAACGGGAAAAGGCAGCATGCTGGTCACAACTAATGACTATCTGGCTAGACGGGACGCAAGTGAAATGGGCCCAGTCTACCAATTTTTAGGTTTAACTGTCGGACTGTCCTTTTCAGAGGACCCAAAAGAGGACTTGACTGCCGAAGAGAAAAGAAAGATCTACACCTCGGACATCGTCTACACGACCAATAGTGTACTGGGATTTGACTATCTCAATGACAATCTTGCCTCCACTAGTGAAGGAAAGTTCCTGCCTCCCTTTAACTATGTCATCATTGATGAAATCGATGACATTCTACTCGATAGTGCCCAAACTCCCTTGATTATCGCAGGCTCTCCCCGTGTCCAGTCTAACTATTATGGGATGATTGATACCCTAGTGACGACCTTGGTCCAGGGAGAGGACTATATCTACAAGGAAGAAAAAGACCAAGTTTGGTTAACCCGAAAGGGGGCCCAGACGGTTGAAGGCTTCCTAGGAATCGACCATCTCTACAAGGAAGAGTATGCAAGTTATGTTCGGCATCTGGTCTATGCTCTCAGAGCTCATATGCTCTTTACCAAGGACAAGGACTATCTGGTTCGAGGGCAAGAAATGGTCTTGTTAGACAAGGGAACAGGGCGTTTGATGGAAATGACCAAGCTTCAAGGAGGTCTCCACCAAGCCATCGAAGCCAAGGAACATGTGAAGCTCTCTCCTGAAACCAGAGCTATGGCTTCGATCACCTACCAGAGTCTCTTTAAGATGTTTCGCAAAATCTCAGGTATGACAGGAACGGGAAAGGTGGCAGAGAAAGAATTTTTCGAAACCTATAACATGTCTGTCATTCGCATTCCGACCAATCGCCCACTTAGACGGATGGACCATCCGGACAATCTCTATGTGACTCTCCCTGAGAAAGTGTATGCCTCTCTCGAAGCTATCAAGACCTATCACTCCAAAGGCAATCCGCTCCTGATCTTTGTCGGATCTGTTGAAATGTCCCGACTTTACTCGTCCTTGCTCTTGCGAGAGGGGATTTCCCACAATGTCCTTAATGCCAATCATGCGGCGCGTGAAGCCCAAATCATCGCAGAGTCTGGACAGATGGGGGCAGTGACCGTTGCGACTTCTATGGCAGGTCGCGGGACAGATATCAAACTCGGTCCAGGAGTTGCAGAATTGGGCGGTTTGATTGTGATTGGTACCGAGCGGATGGAGAGCCGACGAATTGACCTGCAAATCAGAGGTCGTTCTGGCCGGCAGGGTGATCCAGGTATGTCTCAATTTTTCGTATCGTTTGAAGATGATGTGATCAAAAAGTTCGGACCGTCTTGGGTTCACGACCTGTATCAAGACTACCAAGTGGAAGATATTAGCAAACCTATCCTACTCAAGGCTCGCAAGTACCGCAATCTCGTCAGAAAAGCCCAAGAGGCTAGTGATAGTGCCAGTCGCTCAGCGCGCAGACAAACCTTAGAGTATGCGGAAAGCGTCAATATCCAGCGTCAGATGGTCTACCAAGAAAGAGATCGTTTGCTGGATGGGAGCCGTGATTTAGAGAATATCCTTGGGGATATACTGGCAGACTATACCAAACAAATCTCAGAAAAAACCTATAGCAGTCCCCAAGAGCTCTTTCACTTCATCGTGACCAATATTAGTTTTGTGATGAGAGAATTACCAGCTGATTTGGATTTAGCTGATGCAGATCAGATTCGGGAGTTACTAGAGGAAATAATAGCCAAGGAAATCGCAGCTAAAAAGGAAGTCCTCCAACCTCACCAGCTCTATGATTCTTTTCTAAGAATATCCATGCTCAAGGCTATTGATGACAACTGGGTTGAGCAAGTCGACTACCTGCAACAGCTCAGTCTAGCAATCGGGAGCCAGTCTGCTTCTCAAAAGAACCCTATCGTGGAGTACTATCAGGAGGCTTATGCAGGCTTTGAAACCATGAAGCAACAAATCCGTACAGATATGGTACGCAATCTTCTCATGGGGATTGTGGAAGTAACGCCCAAAGGTGAGATTCTCACCCATTTTCCATAA
- the gtfA gene encoding accessory Sec system glycosyltransferase GtfA, translating to MTIYNINLGIGWASSGVEYAQAYRAGIFRSLDLASKFIFTDLILADNIQHLTANIGFADDQVIWLYNHFTDIKLAPTSVTVDEVLPSFGGLESHREQDGKVLRVYFSDEDKFVTCYLVDSAKNLVQHAEYVFGGNLIRKDYFSYTRYCTEYFAPKDQVARLYQRTFFNEDGSTAYDILLTEGQEEVYRFKDRILYGKPALMRYFMQSLNLSKSDLVILDRETGIGQAVFEEAQKAHLAVVVHAEHYSENASNEDYLLWNNYYEYQFTNADKVDCFIVSTDRQKEILEGQFAQYSQHRPRIVTIPVGSIDQLTKPARERKPFSLITASRLAKEKHIDWLVKAVIQAHQVLPELTFDIYGSGGEESLLREIITAHQAENYIQLKGHADLAQIYPQYEVYLTASTSEGFGLTLMEAVGSGLPLIGFDVPYGNQTFIQDGQNGYLILSSDDHVETAIKRAFAEKICQLYQENHLPAMRTASYELARGFLTDKVRDKWKKTIEEVLHDSTI from the coding sequence ATGACAATTTACAATATAAATCTAGGAATCGGTTGGGCGAGCAGTGGTGTCGAGTATGCCCAGGCCTACCGAGCAGGGATTTTTAGAAGCTTAGACCTAGCATCTAAGTTTATCTTTACCGACTTGATTTTAGCGGACAATATCCAGCATTTAACGGCCAATATCGGCTTTGCGGATGATCAGGTAATCTGGCTTTACAATCATTTTACAGATATCAAGCTAGCACCGACCAGTGTTACAGTTGACGAGGTCTTGCCCTCTTTCGGTGGCCTTGAGAGTCATAGGGAGCAGGATGGCAAGGTCTTACGTGTCTACTTTTCAGATGAGGATAAGTTTGTGACTTGCTACTTGGTAGACTCGGCTAAGAATCTGGTACAGCATGCAGAGTATGTGTTTGGGGGGAACTTGATTCGCAAGGATTATTTCTCCTACACACGCTACTGTACAGAATATTTCGCACCTAAAGACCAGGTGGCTAGGCTCTATCAACGAACCTTTTTCAATGAAGATGGCAGCACTGCTTACGATATCTTGCTGACTGAAGGACAGGAAGAGGTCTATCGATTTAAGGACCGGATTCTGTACGGAAAGCCAGCCCTTATGCGCTATTTTATGCAAAGTTTGAACTTGAGCAAGTCTGATTTGGTCATCTTGGATAGGGAAACAGGGATTGGTCAGGCTGTTTTTGAAGAAGCACAAAAGGCCCATCTAGCAGTTGTCGTTCACGCAGAGCACTATAGTGAAAATGCTAGCAACGAAGACTATCTCCTTTGGAATAACTACTATGAGTATCAATTTACAAATGCGGACAAGGTCGATTGCTTTATCGTTTCCACGGATCGGCAGAAGGAGATTCTCGAAGGTCAATTTGCCCAGTACAGTCAGCATCGTCCACGAATCGTCACGATTCCAGTTGGGAGCATTGATCAGTTGACGAAGCCTGCTAGGGAACGAAAGCCCTTTTCTCTCATTACCGCTTCGCGTTTGGCCAAGGAAAAACACATCGACTGGCTCGTCAAGGCGGTTATCCAAGCGCATCAAGTCCTCCCTGAGCTCACCTTTGACATTTATGGCAGTGGGGGTGAGGAGTCCCTTTTAAGGGAAATCATCACGGCTCACCAAGCGGAGAACTATATCCAGCTCAAGGGGCATGCAGACCTGGCTCAGATCTATCCCCAGTATGAGGTCTATCTGACAGCCTCAACCAGTGAAGGCTTTGGTCTGACCTTGATGGAGGCAGTTGGTTCAGGCTTGCCCCTGATTGGTTTTGATGTGCCTTATGGAAACCAGACCTTTATCCAGGACGGTCAAAATGGCTACTTGATTCTAAGTTCGGATGACCATGTTGAAACGGCGATTAAAAGGGCCTTTGCAGAAAAGATCTGCCAGCTCTATCAGGAAAATCATTTGCCAGCTATGCGAACAGCATCTTATGAGCTAGCTAGAGGATTTTTAACAGATAAAGTAAGGGACAAGTGGAAGAAAACGATAGAGGAGGTCCTGCATGATTCAACTATTTGA
- the gtfB gene encoding accessory Sec system glycosylation chaperone GtfB, with product MIQLFDRYGQESRDLHESLEAAGLSHVTVVIEPDGFLPDGILSPFTYYLGYESGKALYFNQVAVPEFWEIAGNNQFAHILEDSRERGVIHYVDAPQARLVKQVDWKDLSGGIYQADHYNRYGACFAKTTYSADGQAILTKYQDAKGQEIVLENHVTGDILLTLPGQALRHFKNRVEFTIFFLQDLGIDTRHLLFNTLATSFLVSYHYPDKTGRDILVWQEPLDDCLPGNMQLLLEQEGLRAKQILIPDKATYEQALALANPAYHDKFAHLGYHYQFKRENFVRADALIVTNSDQIEHIETLIESLPMVTFRIAAVTEMSSKLLTLLSYPNVVLYQNASPQKIRELYQLSDLYLDINYGNELLDAVRQAFEHNMLILAFDQTAHNRPYTAPEHLFDVQAVGDMIAKIQEALSSLDKMGQALGHQGRHANYVDLATYQERMERIIGDGHD from the coding sequence ATGATTCAACTATTTGATCGATATGGCCAGGAAAGTCGAGATTTACATGAAAGTCTAGAAGCTGCTGGCCTGTCCCATGTCACGGTTGTGATCGAGCCAGATGGCTTTCTCCCAGATGGGATTCTTTCTCCCTTTACCTACTATCTGGGTTACGAGTCGGGAAAAGCTCTTTATTTCAACCAAGTAGCCGTACCTGAGTTTTGGGAGATTGCGGGCAATAACCAGTTTGCGCATATCCTAGAGGATTCTCGGGAGAGGGGCGTGATTCACTATGTGGATGCTCCTCAGGCCCGTTTGGTCAAGCAAGTCGACTGGAAGGACCTATCCGGCGGTATCTACCAAGCAGACCACTATAACCGATACGGAGCCTGCTTTGCCAAGACCACCTATAGTGCAGATGGACAGGCTATCCTGACCAAGTACCAGGATGCAAAGGGACAGGAAATTGTACTAGAAAACCATGTGACAGGCGATATCCTCCTAACCTTGCCCGGACAAGCCCTGCGCCATTTTAAAAATCGAGTAGAATTCACGATTTTCTTTTTGCAAGACTTGGGAATCGACACTCGCCACCTTCTCTTTAATACTCTAGCCACCTCTTTCTTGGTCTCATACCATTATCCAGATAAGACTGGACGGGATATTTTAGTCTGGCAAGAACCGCTAGATGATTGTCTTCCTGGAAATATGCAGTTGCTACTGGAGCAAGAGGGGCTGAGAGCTAAGCAGATCCTCATACCAGACAAGGCTACCTATGAACAGGCCTTGGCCTTGGCCAATCCAGCCTATCATGACAAGTTTGCCCATCTAGGTTATCATTATCAGTTCAAAAGAGAAAACTTCGTTCGAGCAGATGCCTTGATTGTTACCAACTCAGATCAGATCGAGCATATCGAAACCCTGATTGAGTCCTTGCCAATGGTGACCTTCCGAATCGCGGCAGTGACTGAGATGTCGTCCAAGTTGCTGACCTTGCTTTCTTATCCCAATGTCGTTCTCTATCAAAACGCTAGTCCGCAAAAGATTCGAGAACTCTACCAGCTGTCGGATCTCTATCTAGACATCAATTACGGAAACGAGCTTTTGGATGCTGTCCGTCAAGCCTTCGAGCACAATATGCTCATCCTAGCCTTTGACCAAACAGCTCATAACAGACCTTACACAGCTCCAGAACACCTCTTTGATGTCCAGGCTGTTGGAGACATGATTGCGAAGATTCAAGAAGCTCTCAGCAGTCTTGACAAGATGGGCCAAGCCCTTGGACATCAAGGCCGCCATGCCAACTATGTGGACTTGGCTACTTACCAAGAGAGGATGGAAAGGATAATAGGGGATGGGCATGACTAA
- the asp4 gene encoding accessory Sec system protein Asp4, with translation MTKKDLFYKDVEGRMEELKQGALKKEKPTRGEKISKTFSILLGMLILLTLIFTLLGILR, from the coding sequence ATGACTAAAAAAGATTTATTTTACAAGGATGTCGAAGGACGCATGGAAGAGTTAAAGCAAGGAGCGCTTAAGAAAGAAAAGCCTACCCGAGGAGAAAAGATCAGTAAAACTTTCTCCATTTTACTCGGCATGCTCATCCTTCTTACCCTGATCTTTACATTATTAGGAATCTTGAGGTGA
- the asp5 gene encoding accessory Sec system protein Asp5, producing the protein MEVLMIIGIILAVALIVLVLIQPRQSQLFSMDATSNIGKPGYWQNNRLVKMVTLLISLALFVLLLVFMMVTYQ; encoded by the coding sequence ATGGAAGTTTTGATGATTATAGGAATAATCCTAGCCGTCGCCTTAATTGTCCTGGTTCTCATCCAACCTCGCCAAAGCCAACTCTTTTCCATGGATGCGACCAGCAATATCGGAAAACCAGGCTACTGGCAGAATAACCGCTTGGTAAAAATGGTGACCCTCTTGATTAGCCTAGCCTTGTTTGTCTTGCTCCTCGTTTTTATGATGGTGACCTATCAGTAA
- a CDS encoding aromatic acid exporter family protein produces the protein MSITQRTTKLILATCLACFLAYFLDLSSAVSAGIIALLSLSDTRRSTLKLARNRLFSMLLALAIGVLAFQLTGFHIWSLGLYLALYVPLAYKMGWEIGITPSSVLVGHLLVQESTSPALLLNEVLLFLIGTSFALLVNLYMPSREKAIHSYHLQVEEKLKDILLRFKYYLSRGDGRNQAQLVDELDELLEEALKLVYLDHSDHLFHQTDYHIHYFEMRQRQSRILRNMAQQINTCHLAASESLILAQLFAKIAAQLSQTNPAHDLLDDIERYLQVFRNRSLPKTREEFETRATLLQLLREAETFIQVKVDFYQKYGN, from the coding sequence ATGTCTATCACCCAACGTACGACAAAACTGATCTTGGCGACCTGCCTCGCTTGTTTTCTCGCTTATTTTTTAGATTTATCATCAGCAGTTTCAGCTGGCATTATCGCCCTCTTAAGCCTTTCTGACACGCGCAGAAGTACGCTAAAATTGGCCCGTAACCGCCTCTTTTCCATGCTCCTAGCGCTCGCTATCGGCGTTCTAGCCTTTCAGCTGACCGGCTTTCACATCTGGAGTCTAGGCCTCTATCTGGCTCTCTACGTGCCTCTTGCTTACAAAATGGGCTGGGAAATCGGCATCACACCTAGCAGTGTCTTGGTCGGTCATCTCTTGGTACAGGAGTCTACTTCTCCAGCTCTCTTGCTCAATGAAGTGCTCCTCTTTCTCATCGGGACAAGCTTTGCTCTGTTAGTCAACCTTTACATGCCCTCTCGGGAAAAGGCCATTCACAGCTATCACCTTCAGGTCGAAGAAAAGTTAAAAGACATCCTGCTTCGCTTTAAATACTATCTATCAAGAGGAGACGGGCGCAATCAAGCCCAACTCGTTGACGAATTGGATGAGCTTCTTGAAGAAGCCCTCAAACTGGTCTATTTGGACCACTCAGACCATCTCTTTCACCAAACGGACTACCACATCCACTACTTTGAGATGAGGCAGCGACAAAGTCGCATCCTGCGAAATATGGCCCAGCAGATCAATACCTGTCATCTGGCCGCAAGTGAGAGTTTGATTTTAGCCCAGCTCTTTGCTAAGATTGCTGCCCAGCTAAGTCAGACCAATCCTGCTCATGACCTACTTGATGACATCGAACGCTATCTGCAAGTCTTCCGCAACCGGAGTCTCCCTAAAACACGTGAGGAGTTTGAAACCCGTGCCACCCTCCTGCAGCTACTACGCGAAGCCGAAACCTTTATCCAGGTTAAGGTTGATTTTTACCAAAAATATGGAAACTAA
- the sstT gene encoding serine/threonine transporter SstT: MKRIIRAWTKASLIKRILIGMILGATLGMLFPNLTGIGLLGDLFVGGLKAIAPILVFALVANALSQHQKGQNTNMKTVIFLYLLGTFAAALVAVLASFLLPVQITLTSANTEVAAPDGIGQVLSNLLLKLVDNPLNAIVEANYIGILSWAVVFGLAMREASKHSKELLRTMADVTSKIVEWIINLAPFGILGLVFKTISDKGIASLANYGVLLGLLIATMAFVALIINPLIAFLFMRKNPYPLVLKCLRVSGITAFFTRSSAANIPVNMKLCQDLGLNPDTYSVSIPLGSTINMAGAAVTINVLTLAAVNTLGISVDFGTAFVLSVVAAISACGASGIAGGSLLLIPVACSLFGISNDLAMQVVGVGFVIGVVQDSCETALNSSTDVLFTAVAEYATNRKLRP; this comes from the coding sequence ATGAAACGAATCATTAGAGCCTGGACCAAGGCAAGCCTCATCAAACGAATCCTTATTGGAATGATTTTGGGAGCGACATTAGGGATGCTCTTTCCAAACCTTACAGGAATTGGTCTGCTTGGAGACCTCTTTGTAGGCGGATTGAAAGCCATCGCTCCTATTTTGGTTTTTGCTCTTGTTGCCAATGCCCTTTCCCAACACCAAAAGGGACAAAACACCAATATGAAGACGGTTATCTTCCTATACTTGCTTGGAACCTTTGCTGCTGCATTAGTAGCCGTTCTAGCTAGTTTCTTACTGCCTGTGCAAATCACCCTGACCAGCGCAAATACAGAAGTTGCTGCTCCTGACGGTATCGGTCAAGTCCTCAGCAACCTCTTGCTCAAACTGGTGGATAATCCCTTGAATGCCATTGTTGAAGCCAACTATATCGGGATTCTCTCTTGGGCAGTCGTCTTTGGTCTGGCTATGAGAGAGGCAAGTAAACACAGTAAAGAATTACTGAGAACCATGGCAGATGTCACCTCTAAAATCGTGGAATGGATTATCAATCTAGCTCCTTTTGGAATTTTAGGCTTGGTGTTTAAGACCATCTCAGACAAGGGTATTGCCAGTCTGGCCAACTACGGTGTCCTCCTAGGACTCTTGATTGCTACCATGGCCTTTGTTGCCCTCATCATCAACCCGCTCATCGCCTTTCTCTTTATGAGGAAAAATCCCTATCCCCTTGTTTTGAAATGTCTACGTGTCAGTGGTATTACAGCCTTTTTCACTCGTAGCTCTGCCGCCAATATCCCTGTCAATATGAAACTCTGCCAAGACTTGGGACTGAATCCTGACACCTACTCTGTCTCCATCCCGCTTGGTTCGACCATCAATATGGCTGGCGCTGCTGTTACCATAAATGTCCTGACTCTAGCTGCCGTCAATACACTCGGAATCTCGGTAGACTTTGGGACAGCATTTGTGCTCAGTGTCGTGGCTGCCATTTCTGCCTGCGGTGCCTCTGGAATCGCTGGGGGATCCCTTCTCCTCATTCCTGTGGCTTGTAGCCTCTTTGGAATTTCCAACGACTTGGCTATGCAGGTTGTCGGAGTCGGATTTGTGATTGGGGTCGTTCAAGACTCCTGTGAAACAGCCCTGAACTCTTCAACAGATGTCCTCTTTACAGCGGTTGCCGAGTATGCTACAAACCGAAAACTTCGCCCCTAG
- a CDS encoding mechanosensitive ion channel family protein, whose amino-acid sequence MQDFFQRYFDKIDLTTILENLLTKVISLLILFLLFYIAKKMLHATVRKIVKPSLKFSNRDAGRQKTISRLLENVFNYILYFFLLYCILSILGLPVSSLLAGAGIAGVAIGMGAQGFLSDVINGFFILFERQLDVGDEVVLTNGPITVSGKVVSVGIRTTQLRGDDQALHFVPNRNITVVSNLSRAE is encoded by the coding sequence ATGCAAGATTTTTTTCAACGCTATTTTGATAAAATTGATTTAACAACCATATTAGAGAATCTCTTAACCAAGGTGATTTCTCTTTTGATTTTGTTTTTGCTATTTTATATAGCTAAAAAGATGCTTCATGCAACTGTCCGAAAGATTGTCAAACCCTCACTTAAATTTTCCAATCGAGATGCAGGAAGACAAAAAACCATCTCCCGTTTGCTGGAGAATGTCTTTAACTACATTCTTTATTTCTTTTTGCTCTACTGTATCCTGTCTATTTTAGGACTGCCAGTTTCTAGCCTCCTTGCTGGTGCGGGGATTGCCGGGGTGGCCATTGGTATGGGGGCACAAGGTTTTCTATCTGATGTTATTAATGGTTTCTTCATCCTCTTTGAACGCCAGCTTGATGTGGGTGATGAAGTGGTCCTCACAAATGGACCGATTACCGTCTCTGGAAAGGTCGTTAGTGTAGGAATCCGTACAACACAACTGCGCGGTGATGATCAAGCTCTTCACTTTGTTCCTAACCGCAATATTACCGTTGTTAGTAATTTATCCCGTGCTGAATAG